A portion of the Bacteroidota bacterium genome contains these proteins:
- a CDS encoding T9SS type A sorting domain-containing protein, whose translation MKRIVLLICISAAWIPGLLAQKGADSKMIKTPRSATVNVSEVKEDFHPSVVRVEAPFPGGNTEKAWLENQKAEMAAKYRQPDANQKVDSTAASPWLGDKMISNQVINGVPNDNDMAISNGGKIVSVINSNIYMHDEFGALLLGNLSLNAWSAGLNLTGSKFDPRALYDPIHDRFVITCLNGFTDSTSYVIVGFSQTNDPTGTWNLYALPGDPNQDSLWTDYPIMALTEHELFLTVNLLYNNQPWQTGFNQSICWQIDLDNAYAGDSLESRLWFNIQFGGRPVRNLCPVQAGAGPGGPNMYFMSNRNLSLGNDTVFIMEITDTMNAPGAQFLVDHGISNRQYSLPPNAVQQLNHQLATNDARWLDAFIENGNIQFVGNTLDTASGRCALYHGTVTDVTGARTVTGTIVANPDGDYGYPAIAWMGMNPADNDALIAINYAGPTATTRPGCGGIYYDGNGGYSPLVVAQSGVSYINAINGTDRWGDYAGAQRRYNENGVVWMAGTFGKSNRDPGTCVAEFHHPLIVGSEPVPANVAFETKAYPNPTVDMMSVELTLEADAFLDISIWDVEGKRVKTLIRDLVRSGTNRFSLSTSPLAAGTYFLRITDGDRIVGEKKIVKLK comes from the coding sequence ATGAAAAGAATAGTACTTCTGATTTGTATTTCTGCGGCATGGATTCCGGGGTTGTTGGCGCAGAAGGGGGCCGATTCGAAAATGATCAAGACGCCGCGCAGTGCTACGGTCAACGTGAGCGAGGTCAAGGAGGATTTTCATCCCTCGGTCGTGCGCGTCGAAGCTCCTTTTCCCGGTGGAAATACGGAAAAAGCCTGGCTGGAAAATCAAAAGGCCGAAATGGCGGCCAAATACCGCCAACCTGATGCCAATCAGAAGGTGGACAGTACCGCTGCTTCGCCTTGGCTTGGAGACAAAATGATTTCCAACCAAGTCATCAACGGCGTACCCAACGACAACGATATGGCCATTTCCAACGGCGGTAAAATCGTGTCGGTGATCAATTCCAACATTTATATGCACGATGAATTTGGTGCATTGCTGTTGGGAAACCTGTCCTTGAATGCCTGGAGTGCAGGATTGAACCTCACCGGCAGCAAGTTTGATCCGCGGGCATTGTATGACCCGATTCATGACCGTTTTGTGATCACCTGCCTGAATGGTTTCACGGATTCGACCAGCTACGTGATCGTCGGTTTTTCGCAGACCAATGATCCCACGGGCACTTGGAACCTCTATGCATTGCCCGGGGACCCCAATCAGGATTCGCTATGGACAGACTATCCGATCATGGCTTTGACGGAGCATGAGCTGTTTTTGACCGTAAATTTGCTCTATAACAATCAGCCCTGGCAAACCGGATTCAACCAAAGTATATGCTGGCAAATCGACTTGGACAACGCCTACGCAGGTGATTCCCTCGAATCCAGACTTTGGTTCAACATCCAGTTTGGCGGAAGGCCGGTTCGGAATCTTTGCCCGGTACAGGCCGGTGCGGGTCCGGGAGGGCCCAACATGTATTTTATGAGCAACCGCAACCTCTCTTTGGGAAATGATACGGTCTTCATCATGGAGATCACCGATACGATGAATGCCCCGGGCGCGCAATTTCTTGTGGACCATGGCATTAGCAACCGGCAATACAGCCTTCCCCCCAATGCTGTGCAGCAACTTAACCATCAACTCGCAACCAATGATGCGCGTTGGCTTGACGCATTCATTGAAAACGGCAACATTCAATTTGTCGGAAATACACTCGACACCGCTTCCGGAAGATGTGCACTGTACCACGGAACCGTGACCGATGTCACCGGTGCGCGAACCGTGACAGGTACCATCGTCGCGAATCCCGACGGGGACTATGGTTACCCTGCGATCGCGTGGATGGGGATGAATCCCGCCGACAACGACGCCTTGATTGCCATCAACTATGCCGGTCCGACCGCAACCACGCGGCCGGGTTGCGGGGGCATTTATTATGACGGAAATGGCGGTTATTCCCCGCTTGTGGTTGCACAGTCAGGTGTCAGCTATATCAATGCCATCAACGGCACGGACCGTTGGGGCGACTATGCCGGCGCGCAGCGGCGCTACAATGAAAACGGTGTCGTCTGGATGGCAGGAACCTTCGGTAAATCCAACCGCGATCCGGGGACCTGCGTCGCAGAATTTCACCATCCGCTCATCGTGGGCTCCGAGCCGGTGCCTGCAAATGTTGCCTTCGAAACAAAAGCATACCCCAATCCGACAGTGGATATGATGTCGGTCGAGCTCACATTGGAAGCCGATGCCTTTTTGGATATCAGCATTTGGGATGTCGAGGGAAAAAGGGTCAAGACGTTGATCAGGGATCTCGTCAGGTCAGGAACCAATAGATTCAGTCTGTCCACATCCCCATTGGCAGCCGGAACGTATTTCTTGAGGATCACCGATGGCGATCGCATTGTCGGCGAAAAGAAGATTGTGAAATTGAAATGA
- a CDS encoding TonB-dependent receptor encodes MRTTILFLFLMVLGCTAQAQEFTQTIRGTVKDHDSQAPLEGTTVTLFRGDSLITGAFSDVEGKFKITGVVAGRYTLRTAYVGYEPATIPNIVVNMGHELVLNISMTEAVITTETVEITAGKKDEARNEMALLSARQFTIDETRRYAGSWNDPARMASNFAGVMPNNDSRNDIIIRGNSPSGVLWRFNGIDIPNPNHFATFGTTGGPVSILNNNVLDNSDFMTGAFPAEYGNALSGVFDLKMRKGNDEQYEFLGQFGFNGLEFMAEGPISKKTGASFLINYRYSTLELMKELGIKFGTSAQPKYQDISFNIHLPTSKAGTFSVFGIGGLSHALVLDSERDTADFFGPAGNDIDYGTNTGVVGLQHQIFLSKNTFLRQTLSTQGSTQSTVVDRVDRLTKEPTPFYRNDSWQGRFSYNFLVNSKISTRHTLKTGVFVDRMMFSLYDSLQPDTSLGWRTLTGVEGYSYLLQPYAQWKWRLNEQLSATGGIHYQLFTFNKSQALEPRLALRWSFSPRQSIGLAYGDHSQLQPMYAYYIQTKHPDGSYTTTNQDLGFTRNRHFVLGYDWSISRDFRLKAEAYYQHLYKVPVDGNKLSSYSLLNEGSDYVVSVADSLANKGTGRNYGLELTFEKFFSKGYYFLVTATLFQSQYAGSDGVLRNTSFNNQHTLSLLGGYEYRLGKRKRVLIGIDGRVTTAGGKWYTPIDEVASQTSIFAVYETDKAFTERLKDYFRTDIRLKVRLNSKKVSQEFAFDVSNVFNTQNPLNVVYDIPSRSLRTNYQIGFFPVVQYRIEF; translated from the coding sequence ATGCGCACAACGATCTTGTTTCTTTTTTTGATGGTGCTTGGATGCACAGCCCAGGCACAGGAATTTACGCAAACCATTCGCGGTACGGTCAAGGACCATGATTCGCAGGCGCCATTGGAGGGAACCACCGTTACCCTTTTCAGGGGGGATTCCTTGATTACCGGTGCATTTTCGGATGTAGAGGGAAAGTTCAAGATCACTGGCGTGGTCGCGGGCAGGTACACCTTGCGTACCGCCTACGTAGGCTACGAGCCGGCCACGATCCCCAACATCGTCGTGAACATGGGGCATGAGCTGGTGCTCAACATCAGCATGACCGAGGCGGTGATCACCACGGAAACCGTCGAAATCACAGCCGGAAAAAAGGACGAAGCACGTAATGAAATGGCATTGCTGAGTGCCAGGCAATTTACGATCGACGAGACGCGTCGCTACGCCGGCTCCTGGAACGATCCCGCGCGTATGGCCTCCAACTTCGCCGGGGTGATGCCCAACAATGACTCCCGCAACGACATCATCATCCGGGGCAACTCGCCGAGCGGGGTGCTTTGGCGTTTCAACGGCATTGACATTCCCAATCCCAACCATTTTGCGACGTTTGGCACAACCGGCGGACCGGTGAGCATCTTGAACAACAACGTCCTCGACAACAGCGACTTCATGACAGGTGCCTTTCCAGCGGAATATGGCAACGCGCTTTCAGGGGTCTTTGACCTGAAAATGCGCAAAGGCAACGATGAGCAATACGAATTTCTAGGCCAATTTGGCTTCAACGGCTTGGAGTTCATGGCCGAAGGTCCGATTTCGAAGAAAACAGGCGCTTCCTTTCTGATCAATTACCGCTATTCGACGTTGGAGCTGATGAAGGAATTGGGGATCAAATTTGGCACGAGCGCACAACCCAAGTACCAAGACATTTCATTTAACATCCACCTTCCAACCTCAAAAGCCGGCACTTTTTCCGTTTTTGGCATTGGCGGATTGAGTCATGCCTTGGTTTTGGACAGCGAGCGCGACACTGCGGATTTTTTTGGTCCAGCGGGGAATGACATTGACTATGGGACCAATACCGGTGTCGTCGGGCTGCAGCATCAGATTTTTTTGAGCAAGAATACCTTCTTGAGGCAGACACTGTCAACCCAAGGTTCCACGCAAAGTACGGTCGTGGATCGTGTGGATCGCCTCACCAAGGAACCGACACCCTTTTACCGCAACGACTCGTGGCAAGGCAGGTTCAGCTACAATTTTCTCGTCAATTCAAAGATCAGCACCCGCCACACGCTGAAAACAGGTGTATTCGTAGATCGCATGATGTTTTCGCTCTACGACAGCCTGCAGCCGGATACGAGTCTGGGTTGGCGCACGCTCACGGGCGTGGAAGGCTATTCCTACCTTTTGCAGCCTTATGCGCAATGGAAATGGCGGTTGAATGAACAGCTTTCCGCGACGGGAGGAATTCACTATCAATTGTTTACATTCAACAAGTCGCAGGCTTTGGAGCCAAGGCTTGCCCTGCGATGGTCCTTTAGCCCGCGCCAATCAATCGGATTGGCCTACGGGGATCATAGCCAATTGCAGCCGATGTACGCTTACTACATACAAACCAAACATCCGGACGGAAGCTATACTACCACCAATCAGGACTTGGGATTCACCCGCAACCGCCATTTTGTGTTGGGGTATGATTGGAGCATCAGCCGTGATTTCCGGTTGAAGGCCGAGGCTTATTATCAGCATCTCTACAAAGTCCCGGTGGATGGCAACAAGCTCAGTTCCTATTCCTTGCTCAACGAAGGTTCGGATTACGTCGTTTCGGTCGCAGACAGTTTGGCCAACAAAGGAACGGGCCGTAACTATGGACTTGAACTCACTTTTGAGAAATTCTTCAGCAAAGGATATTACTTCCTCGTAACTGCGACGCTGTTTCAGTCTCAATATGCAGGCAGCGACGGTGTCCTGCGCAACACTTCTTTCAACAATCAGCATACGCTGAGCCTGCTAGGGGGATACGAATACCGGCTTGGGAAACGCAAGCGTGTTTTGATCGGCATCGATGGCCGTGTGACCACCGCCGGTGGAAAATGGTATACACCGATCGACGAAGTGGCTTCGCAAACGTCCATTTTTGCCGTTTACGAAACCGACAAGGCCTTTACGGAGAGGCTCAAGGATTATTTCCGGACAGATATCCGGTTGAAAGTCAGGCTCAACAGCAAAAAAGTGAGTCAGGAATTTGCCTTTGATGTCTCCAATGTCTTCAACACTCAAAATCCGCTCAATGTCGTTTATGACATTCCGTCGCGGTCACTGCGTACCAATTATCAAATCGGATTTTTCCCCGTCGTGCAGTATCGAATTGAGTTTTAA
- a CDS encoding choice-of-anchor B family protein → MIASLLLAILAINLVKAQGSMNVVLRGNWDNNALPMVSGYQYNDVWGYAAGGREYAFIGSTAGVHVIDITNPSAMVHITQLNSGCVSTIWRDFATYQNFLYVISDNCAGSTLQVFDLTALPAAPTLVFNSNAFFTTAHTLTINSQSGRIYVSGANTQMNGVIILDILGHPAAPTLAASFFLGAYTHDTYVHNDTLYAFMGNNGLSSFDLVNLGNPYALGFLFGYPEAGYSHAGWGAANNKSMVWIDETQDKGVHVGSLADPYNIQWQSNFRSALLAPAHTNSIAHNVVVVGDYAYISYYQDGLQIWNVSNSGAPDRVGYYDTNSNATYTGMFGAWGVHPPLPSGNMLISDTENGLFVLQFNTVFPANMVNFEADVLQDRVHLNWSTESEVSCRSFTVERSANGEQFEPLTEVEAAGNSTSLRAYSAFDDAPLPGRSFYRLRQNDFDGNFSYGEVAEVDFGKGIFSLTAYPNPSEAGESVTLRIEALESSVADLEVVDLMGRNIYSQKLTLMAGVADFELPSSSWAAGTYLMSLSSGSTRLEQKIMIAR, encoded by the coding sequence TTGATAGCATCGTTGTTGCTCGCGATTTTGGCGATCAACTTGGTGAAGGCGCAGGGCAGCATGAATGTGGTGCTGCGTGGGAATTGGGACAACAATGCGTTGCCAATGGTCTCCGGATATCAATACAATGATGTTTGGGGCTATGCTGCCGGTGGTCGCGAGTATGCATTCATCGGTTCTACGGCTGGTGTTCATGTGATCGACATCACCAATCCGTCAGCAATGGTGCATATCACGCAACTCAACAGCGGATGCGTTTCAACGATATGGCGCGATTTTGCGACATACCAGAATTTCCTTTATGTGATTTCTGACAACTGCGCTGGGAGTACATTGCAGGTGTTTGACTTGACAGCACTTCCAGCGGCACCGACGCTTGTCTTCAATAGCAATGCCTTTTTTACCACTGCCCATACACTGACTATCAACTCCCAATCTGGACGTATCTATGTTTCCGGAGCCAATACGCAGATGAATGGCGTGATCATTTTGGACATTCTTGGACATCCAGCTGCCCCGACCTTGGCTGCAAGTTTTTTCTTGGGTGCTTATACGCATGATACTTACGTCCACAACGACACCTTGTATGCATTCATGGGAAACAATGGACTCAGCTCATTTGATCTGGTCAACCTTGGCAATCCCTATGCATTGGGTTTTCTTTTTGGTTATCCTGAAGCCGGATATTCACATGCAGGCTGGGGAGCAGCAAACAACAAATCGATGGTCTGGATCGACGAAACCCAAGACAAGGGAGTTCATGTGGGTTCCTTGGCCGATCCTTACAACATTCAATGGCAAAGCAATTTCAGGTCTGCATTGCTTGCTCCCGCTCACACCAACAGTATTGCGCACAACGTCGTGGTCGTGGGCGACTACGCATATATCTCCTATTATCAGGACGGCCTTCAAATTTGGAATGTGAGCAATTCCGGAGCACCTGATCGGGTGGGCTACTACGATACCAATTCGAATGCTACCTACACGGGCATGTTTGGGGCTTGGGGTGTCCATCCGCCATTGCCTTCGGGAAACATGTTGATCTCTGATACCGAAAATGGCCTTTTTGTCCTGCAATTCAATACAGTATTTCCCGCCAACATGGTCAATTTCGAGGCCGATGTTTTGCAGGATCGTGTTCATTTGAATTGGTCGACGGAATCAGAAGTGAGTTGCCGCAGCTTCACTGTGGAGCGTTCTGCAAACGGTGAGCAATTTGAACCTTTGACAGAGGTGGAAGCTGCAGGAAACAGTACCTCGCTTCGCGCCTATTCGGCTTTTGACGATGCTCCACTCCCTGGTCGCAGCTTCTATCGCCTTCGCCAAAATGACTTTGACGGCAACTTCTCTTACGGCGAGGTTGCAGAGGTCGACTTTGGCAAAGGCATCTTCAGCCTTACGGCCTATCCCAATCCTTCCGAAGCTGGCGAATCTGTCACGCTTCGCATCGAGGCGCTGGAATCATCCGTTGCCGATTTGGAAGTCGTCGACCTCATGGGGCGCAACATCTACAGTCAGAAATTGACCCTGATGGCAGGTGTCGCAGATTTCGAACTGCCAAGTTCTTCTTGGGCCGCCGGAACTTATTTGATGAGTCTATCCTCCGGATCCACCCGTTTGGAACAAAAAATCATGATTGCGAGGTAA
- a CDS encoding T9SS type A sorting domain-containing protein, which produces MKSSSKFFAFFLRQKVILLGLVLPVCGMNLHAQTGYVWSKTIQGPSNFEAGIDVDCSPTGEIYIAGDYGNNASFGGVPYTSVGGRDMYTAKMDPYGNFQWVHTEGFTGTDRTFSVRYGADGHVYAAGYGLVVFPNHRVAMHAWDALTMRIRPGNSLHWGWAMNGGGSSDFSEALDIAPNEQGSSYSVGVIKNDGWYGTDTLQGVGGEDAFVAKFDSIGNYQWGRVLGGVLDDQANAADVGPDGNVWVGGRFKGAASFGGIPLTATGNSDGFVAKLDPNGNVLFARQISGPSHCEVIRMKVSADGDCYFAGNFAGTLTVGSTTLICNDTLDIFYGKMDAAGNFLWARRAGGFDMSFVQDIEIDSEENLYLGGYFFGGFSWQGDTATSQMWDDMYFAKTDSNGILDFIEFSGDLGSRDVFGLAVDPAQNVLLTGIFSDTMTLGGTTHNSTLHTTDIFVAKYATRAQEVALVEVSGSPYCSSDQFDVTFDAFGNFDSANVFLLELSDGMGSFVSPTVIGSLAGSYGGTITGTIPTGIAQGTQYRVRVRATMPSIFSADNGQDIVLDPSTAVPVAISGDTVLCNGLPVILSVDPGLSQQIWSTGDTSATIMLYLPGLIWVEGTDSNGCSNRDEVTVTLCVGIDEPQNQPQIEIFPNPNAGLFRLRAVDLQPGVYRLSIFDSQGRCLLESPHLHRGGVSIANLDLTGAASGIYFARLTGDNGHCSLRFQLR; this is translated from the coding sequence ATGAAATCATCTTCCAAGTTTTTTGCGTTTTTCTTGCGCCAAAAGGTCATTTTGTTGGGTCTCGTTTTGCCGGTTTGTGGGATGAATTTGCATGCGCAGACGGGTTATGTCTGGAGTAAGACGATTCAGGGCCCATCCAATTTCGAAGCCGGGATCGACGTGGATTGCTCACCGACGGGAGAAATTTACATCGCCGGGGATTATGGGAACAATGCCAGTTTTGGCGGTGTACCCTATACGAGCGTGGGTGGCAGGGACATGTACACTGCGAAGATGGATCCCTATGGAAATTTTCAATGGGTTCATACAGAGGGATTCACGGGGACGGATCGCACCTTTTCGGTAAGGTATGGAGCAGACGGTCATGTATATGCAGCGGGTTATGGATTGGTGGTGTTTCCCAACCACCGTGTTGCCATGCATGCTTGGGATGCCCTGACGATGCGCATCCGGCCCGGAAATTCATTGCATTGGGGTTGGGCAATGAACGGGGGAGGATCTTCGGATTTTTCCGAGGCCTTGGACATTGCCCCAAACGAACAAGGCAGTTCCTATTCTGTCGGTGTCATTAAAAATGACGGCTGGTATGGGACTGACACCTTGCAAGGAGTCGGCGGTGAAGATGCGTTTGTGGCTAAATTTGACAGTATTGGCAATTATCAATGGGGCCGCGTGTTGGGAGGAGTGCTTGACGATCAGGCGAATGCAGCGGATGTCGGTCCTGATGGAAACGTCTGGGTAGGAGGCCGGTTCAAGGGAGCAGCTTCTTTTGGCGGAATCCCTTTGACAGCCACCGGCAACAGCGATGGCTTTGTCGCCAAATTGGATCCCAATGGAAATGTGCTGTTTGCGCGGCAAATTTCTGGCCCCAGTCATTGTGAGGTGATCCGGATGAAGGTCAGTGCCGACGGTGATTGTTATTTTGCAGGAAATTTTGCGGGTACGCTTACCGTGGGAAGCACCACACTCATCTGCAACGATACACTTGACATTTTCTATGGTAAGATGGATGCCGCGGGGAATTTCCTCTGGGCAAGACGTGCGGGTGGTTTTGACATGTCATTTGTGCAGGATATTGAAATCGATTCGGAAGAGAATCTTTATCTCGGTGGCTACTTTTTTGGTGGTTTTTCCTGGCAGGGTGATACAGCGACAAGTCAAATGTGGGACGACATGTATTTTGCCAAGACCGATTCCAACGGAATCCTCGATTTCATCGAATTTTCCGGTGACCTGGGCTCGCGCGATGTTTTTGGGCTTGCAGTGGATCCTGCCCAAAACGTATTACTTACCGGCATTTTCTCGGATACCATGACCTTGGGCGGAACGACGCACAATTCCACTTTGCATACGACGGATATTTTTGTGGCGAAGTATGCCACGCGCGCGCAGGAAGTCGCGCTTGTGGAGGTATCGGGCTCGCCGTATTGCAGTTCCGATCAGTTTGACGTGACTTTTGATGCCTTTGGCAATTTTGACAGTGCCAATGTATTTCTGCTCGAATTGTCTGACGGGATGGGCAGTTTTGTTTCGCCGACAGTGATTGGAAGCCTTGCAGGAAGCTATGGCGGGACGATTACGGGCACGATTCCGACAGGAATCGCACAAGGGACACAATACAGGGTGCGCGTCAGGGCGACGATGCCGTCCATTTTCAGCGCCGACAACGGGCAGGATATCGTGCTTGATCCTTCCACGGCTGTGCCCGTTGCCATCAGTGGTGACACAGTCCTTTGCAATGGGCTTCCCGTGATCTTGTCGGTGGATCCCGGCCTCAGTCAACAAATCTGGAGCACCGGCGATACTTCTGCAACCATCATGCTTTACCTTCCGGGTTTGATCTGGGTCGAGGGAACCGACAGCAACGGATGCTCCAACCGGGATGAAGTGACCGTAACGCTTTGCGTCGGCATCGATGAGCCGCAAAACCAACCACAAATTGAAATATTCCCCAATCCGAATGCGGGTTTGTTCCGGCTCAGGGCAGTGGACTTGCAACCCGGGGTCTATCGACTTTCGATTTTTGACAGCCAGGGAAGGTGTTTGTTGGAAAGTCCCCACCTTCACCGAGGTGGTGTCAGTATCGCGAATCTGGACCTGACCGGTGCTGCATCCGGCATTTATTTCGCCCGGCTTACCGGTGACAATGGTCATTGCAGTTTGCGTTTTCAGTTGCGATGA
- the ggt gene encoding gamma-glutamyltransferase encodes MKQKILPGIMFVVAALGWFGCNRPPSNIAMDKNNDVKPRFGNYHGLLADSAMVVSAHPAASDIGVAILRKGGNAADAAVAVQFALAVCFPYAGNIGGGGLLVLRQADGEVNALDFREKAPLAAHRDMYLDQQGAVIPKLSEKGRLSTGVPGSVAGMVALHARYGRLSWAELLQPSIDLARNGFAATAHEAKWLNEQQPDFQALNKGGTAYLVKDSEWREGDTLRQEDLARTLERIRDHGRAGFYAGETADLLLAEMKRGGILTQADLDGYEAKWRAPLRGNFQGYGIVTMPPPSSGGIVLLQMLAMVADHPLKKWGPDAAPTIHVMVEAERRAFADRAEYMGDPDFIKVPMAGLLDPAYLKARMADFDPQRATPSDSIRHGNPRLEPTETTHFSIIDPEGNAVSVTTTLNSPYGSKVWVAGAGFLLNNEMDDFSSKPGVPNIFGLVGNEANAIAPGKRMLSSMTPTIVEKDGKIFLVLGTPGGATIPTSIFQVILDVVVHGMTLQEAVDFKRFHHQWLPDEIMVEDSAFSTATWEVLRAMGHRVCAREPIGRVDAILRNPEGKLEGAADKRRDDVARGF; translated from the coding sequence ATGAAGCAAAAAATCCTCCCAGGAATCATGTTTGTCGTTGCTGCCTTGGGCTGGTTTGGATGTAACCGTCCTCCTTCGAATATAGCAATGGACAAAAACAACGATGTGAAGCCGCGCTTTGGAAATTATCATGGGCTTCTGGCAGATTCGGCGATGGTGGTTTCGGCCCATCCTGCAGCGAGTGACATTGGCGTTGCGATTCTTCGCAAAGGGGGCAATGCTGCCGATGCGGCCGTCGCAGTTCAGTTTGCCTTGGCCGTCTGTTTTCCCTACGCAGGCAATATTGGCGGAGGTGGTTTGCTCGTTTTGCGGCAAGCCGATGGCGAAGTCAATGCGCTGGATTTCAGGGAAAAGGCACCCTTGGCTGCCCATCGGGACATGTACCTTGACCAACAAGGCGCGGTCATTCCCAAACTGAGCGAAAAAGGCAGATTGAGCACGGGCGTGCCCGGTTCTGTTGCCGGCATGGTGGCGCTGCATGCGCGATATGGCCGGCTTTCGTGGGCCGAATTGCTGCAGCCAAGCATCGATTTGGCCAGGAATGGATTTGCTGCGACTGCACATGAAGCCAAATGGCTCAATGAACAACAGCCTGATTTTCAAGCACTCAATAAAGGCGGCACAGCTTATCTGGTCAAGGATTCCGAATGGCGGGAAGGGGATACCCTTCGACAGGAGGACCTTGCACGCACGCTGGAGCGCATTCGCGACCATGGGCGGGCCGGGTTCTATGCAGGGGAGACCGCAGACCTGCTGCTCGCTGAAATGAAACGTGGAGGGATTCTCACGCAGGCAGATCTGGATGGTTACGAGGCAAAGTGGCGGGCGCCGCTCCGCGGCAACTTTCAAGGATACGGGATTGTCACGATGCCCCCGCCCAGCAGCGGTGGCATTGTTTTGTTGCAAATGCTCGCGATGGTCGCCGACCATCCTTTGAAAAAATGGGGCCCCGATGCGGCTCCAACGATACATGTCATGGTGGAGGCCGAACGCAGGGCGTTTGCCGATCGTGCAGAGTACATGGGCGACCCGGATTTTATCAAGGTGCCGATGGCAGGCCTGTTGGATCCCGCATACTTGAAAGCGCGCATGGCCGACTTTGATCCGCAGCGTGCAACGCCAAGCGACAGCATCCGGCATGGAAATCCACGACTTGAACCGACCGAAACAACCCATTTTTCCATCATTGATCCCGAGGGGAATGCCGTTTCCGTGACGACAACGCTCAACAGCCCTTATGGCAGCAAGGTTTGGGTGGCGGGAGCCGGCTTCTTGCTCAACAATGAAATGGATGACTTTTCGTCCAAGCCGGGCGTTCCCAACATCTTTGGATTGGTCGGCAACGAGGCCAATGCCATCGCTCCCGGCAAACGGATGCTGAGCTCGATGACGCCGACCATCGTGGAAAAGGATGGAAAGATCTTTTTGGTCTTGGGTACACCCGGCGGTGCGACCATCCCGACCAGCATTTTTCAGGTGATTCTCGATGTCGTCGTACACGGGATGACGCTTCAAGAAGCGGTGGATTTCAAGCGCTTCCACCATCAATGGTTGCCCGACGAAATCATGGTGGAAGACAGTGCGTTTTCGACGGCAACCTGGGAAGTTTTGCGCGCGATGGGGCACCGCGTCTGCGCACGTGAGCCGATCGGGCGTGTCGATGCGATTTTGCGCAATCCCGAAGGCAAACTTGAAGGCGCAGCCGACAAACGCAGGGACGACGTGGCACGCGGCTTCTAA
- the ddlA gene encoding D-alanine--D-alanine ligase, with amino-acid sequence MNTTKRVAIMFGGKSAEHEISLISAMNIIKALDRSQYEPMLIGVDKDGMWQLQDEAEFLAQDANPKTVRLTSLNRPIGIVPGNIGPHLLDLLRGEALPEPDVVFGILHGPYGEDGSMQGLLQQLDLPYVGPGVAGSAVAMDKDLAKRLFNEAGIPNAGFVVFRKEDRAAAVPEALAHLNLPWFVKPARLGSSVGVSKVSKPEDLAKAVDLAFDFDTKILIEEGIKGREIECAVLGNAHPKGSVIGEVVPPDGFYDYEAKYIDADGAKLLLPAPGMDEATVKRVQEMAVKAYQVLECEGLSRVDFFLTESGELLLNEINTLPGFTNISMYPSLWKLSGIAYPDLIDRLLKLAMERKAAERALKTEMTFE; translated from the coding sequence ATGAATACCACGAAGCGGGTCGCCATCATGTTTGGCGGCAAATCGGCCGAGCATGAAATCTCCTTGATTTCAGCCATGAACATCATCAAAGCCCTTGATCGCAGCCAATATGAGCCGATGCTCATCGGTGTGGACAAGGATGGCATGTGGCAGTTGCAGGACGAAGCCGAATTTCTGGCGCAAGATGCCAATCCCAAAACCGTTCGGCTGACATCGCTCAATCGCCCGATCGGAATCGTGCCCGGCAATATTGGTCCGCATTTGTTGGACTTGTTGCGCGGGGAGGCCTTGCCCGAGCCTGATGTCGTCTTTGGAATCTTGCATGGCCCTTATGGCGAAGATGGCTCCATGCAAGGGCTTCTGCAGCAATTGGATTTGCCTTATGTCGGGCCAGGCGTTGCCGGCTCGGCGGTGGCGATGGACAAAGACCTTGCCAAGCGCCTGTTTAATGAGGCGGGAATTCCCAATGCGGGGTTTGTTGTATTTCGCAAGGAAGACCGTGCTGCAGCTGTTCCTGAAGCACTTGCGCACCTCAACCTGCCTTGGTTTGTCAAGCCGGCAAGACTTGGATCGTCGGTGGGGGTGAGCAAGGTGAGTAAACCGGAGGATCTCGCCAAAGCTGTGGACCTCGCATTCGATTTTGATACCAAAATCTTGATCGAAGAAGGCATCAAAGGCCGAGAAATTGAATGTGCGGTACTTGGAAACGCCCATCCAAAGGGATCTGTGATCGGGGAAGTCGTGCCGCCGGATGGATTCTATGACTACGAAGCCAAGTACATTGACGCTGACGGAGCAAAATTACTGCTTCCAGCTCCGGGAATGGACGAAGCGACTGTCAAACGTGTGCAAGAAATGGCAGTGAAGGCCTATCAAGTGCTGGAATGCGAAGGACTTTCAAGGGTGGATTTCTTTCTCACGGAAAGCGGCGAATTGTTGCTCAACGAAATCAACACGCTTCCGGGATTCACCAATATCAGCATGTACCCGAGTTTGTGGAAACTCAGCGGCATTGCCTATCCCGACTTGATCGACCGACTTCTGAAGCTGGCGATGGAAAGAAAGGCGGCTGAGCGGGCCCTCAAGACCGAAATGACCTTCGAATAG